In Piliocolobus tephrosceles isolate RC106 chromosome 6, ASM277652v3, whole genome shotgun sequence, the following are encoded in one genomic region:
- the GREM1 gene encoding gremlin-1, which translates to MPGTRCALRGPGDPVHGRRVTLGPADPAPSPGGSGRGRTQRHASKAQAPRTRRIDSMSRTAYTVGALLLLLGTLLPAAEGKKKGSQGAIPPPDKAQHNDSEQTQSPQQPGSRNRGRGQGRGTAMPGEEVLESSQEALHVTERKYLKRDWCKTQPLKQTIHEEGCNSRTIINRFCYGQCNSFYIPRHIRKEEGSFQSCSFCKPKKFTTMMVTLNCPELQPPTKKKRVTRVKQCRCISIDLD; encoded by the exons ATGCCTGGCACTCGGTGCGCCCTCCGCGGACCGGGCGACCCAGTGCACGGCCGCCGCGTCACTCTCGGTCCCGCTGACCCCGCGCCGAGCCCCGGCGGCTCTGGCCGCGGCCGCACTCAGCGCCACGCGTCGAAAGCGCAGGCCCCGAGGACCCGCCGCATTGACAG TATGAGCCGCACAGCCTACACGGTGGGAGCCCTGCTTCTCCTCTTGGGGACCCTGCTGCCGGCtgctgaagggaaaaagaaagggtCCCAAGGTGCCATCCCCCCGCCAGACAAGGCTCAGCACAATGACTCAGAGCAGACTCAGTCGCCCCAGCAGCCTGGCTCCAGGAACCGGGGGCGGGGCCAAGGGCGGGGCACTGCCATGCCGGGGGAGGAGGTGCTGGAGTCCAGCCAAGAGGCCCTGCATGTGACCGAGCGCAAATACCTGAAGCGAGACTGGTGCAAAACCCAGCCGCTGAAGCAGACCATCCACGAGGAAGGCTGCAACAGTCGTACCATCATCAACCGCTTCTGTTACGGCCAGTGCAACTCCTTCTACATCCCCAGGCACATCCGGAAGGAGGAAGGTTCCTTTCAGTCCTGCTCCTTCTGCAAGCCCAAGAAATTCACTACCATGATGGTCACACTCAACTGCCCTGAACTGCAGCCACCTACCAAGAAGAAGAGAGTCACGCGTGTGAAGCAGTGTCGTTGCATATCCATCGATTTGGATTAA